The following nucleotide sequence is from Salvia miltiorrhiza cultivar Shanhuang (shh) chromosome 7, IMPLAD_Smil_shh, whole genome shotgun sequence.
TTAATTGGTTtgtaatttctattttatttataattaaccATGCAtattttgattaaaaataatataaaataatgttATGGTTGAATGATTGGAGTGATAATTAATAGGaaatcattaaaaatatatatagttggattgaaataaatattgataatatgaaacaaagaaaaaataattaatattaaaaagatTAAATAATTGAGTGGTTAAAGTGATTAATGATGATAACCATAGCActaattaatactccattcgAACCAGCTAGCCAATATATTGCTATATCGTTGCACGTACCACGCACACGAGTTAATAAATTACTAATAAAAACGTTAATTTAGAATTTGATTTGCATTTGAGGATTATGGATTAATGAAGCTATGGATTCATTTAAttattgcatttaaaaaaaagtataaccACTGTCGTCCATCATCCAAATACACTCTTATGTTCAACAACCCACAAGGTTGAGAAAAACAATTCTTGAGCAATCATGAATTTCCCAATCGCTCCTGCAGAATCTTCACTCCCATATACCTATATATCACAAACAAAATGTTCATTGATTGTGAATCAAGGATATAGtactttaattaagttaaaacatgattaatttttatcttttttatttataatttttttatctttacaatagtaaaataaatattttaatattatatatatatacacacacacatatatgtgGTTCAAATAAAAACCTTCTTATTATAAGAACTGCAATAACTTATCCATCCAGTGCAGTAAATTGTGCGCGTTGCGCAACAGAGTAACTTTGCGTACTCAACAAAATATCACTCACGAATTTATATGGTATACAACGCGAAATTAATTTAGTGCACAATGTATAATTTACTGCACTTAACGTATAAGTTAATACAGTTCTCACTTCTCAGAATAAGAACGTCGTTATTTGAACTCTAAGTGAGAATCACATCTTTTGGTGAGGATGAAGAACCATtaacaaacacataaaatacatgaacaataGATAGTCAGGTCATGCATGAAcaattataatacataaaatacattaaCAAGAGATGGTCGGATCTTGTATGCATTGACTGTCCATGATCTTACTTTCTCttgtttatgtattttatttatttattcatagtTCTCCGTTCTCACGAAAAGATGCGGTTCTCACCTGATcttttacctatatatatattgaatgaaTATGCAAAACTTATGATGCATGCATGTTGAAAATGGAAGTATATACACACTTACCTCCCAAGCATCATAACAGTGGCTTGAGGGTTGGTTCCGGGAGAGTCATGAAAGGTGGATCCATCAACGACACGCAAACCGTCAATTCCAATAACCCGATAATCGGAGTCAACAACGGACCCCGTGCGGCATCCGCCGTGGTAGTGCCAAATGGTCATGACGGTGTCCCTGCAGAACTGCTCGAGGGAGGTGGAGACATTGGCGTGGTGGGGTAGGAGGTTGACGGGCGCGTTGGCGCTCATGTTGAGGAGGAGCGGGAGGGAGAGGTAGTCGTATCTGAAGGCCGCCATGGGCCGCGACTGGATCACCCTCTCGATCACCCTGAGGCCCTCCACGCATCTGTGGAGGTCCTCGGGGTGTTGGAAGTAGTTGAATGTGACGGAAGGGTTGTCGTTAGGGTTCGTGTTTACGAGGCGGAGGTGGCCTTGGGAGAGGGGGCCTCGTATCTTCTCCAGAATGAATCCACCGTTGAAAACTATGGGGTTTAGGGCTTCCATGGCTGTTATTGCTGCTGCTAGGGCTTCTGGGGTCCTTTGCTTTGGTGGCACACTTGAGAGCTGACCAATCTGCCATCAACATGATCAAtcaacaatttaattaattcacaaATTTATAGATGAATTGATTTGGTATAGTTAGTTAGTAGTTAGTACGTTGTATGATATAGGGACACATCGCACATGCATGTGCGCCCAACCACTTATAGTTAATGTGAGTACACTATGAAATTGTTTATTGCTTGTTTGTTTGAAGTAGAACTTTTAAGTATTTTGGAATGGACTTTATCATATGTAAAGGGCCCTCtttaattagatttttttttttttgcatcgAATCAACCAACTAATACTTTAGATagatcatttttaaaaaaaaaaaaaaatacttcagaTAGATCGAAAATCGATATCTACCCTAAAAAACCACACCAGACCGATCGTAAGTTATTTTTCGGTTGATTTTTCAGTCCGTTGATTTTTTAGTCCGATTCAATTCATACACACCCCTAGAAAGTTACTATATGCATTAGCTAGGTTTAAATTGAAATTCTAAAATATTCCCTAACATCCACTAAAATTGgcttgtattttattttggactGTCACACTATAAGTGACTTATTTGGATAAATGATAAAATTCAATCCTTGAAAAAGTATAAGTCCTACTATTTTTGTATGCCCAATAGTTCTGTGTCACCTATAGTGGGACGGGGGAAgtaattttgtaaattttataatattaaaataaatttgtttagtttttgaaatatattttatgtagCATGTACGTGAAACTCAAAATACCCACTCAAGAGATTTtagtggatttttaaaaaatagacaTACCCTCGGAGAGAAGAGTCCAAAGTCTCTTGTGGCGGAGCCGCCAGCGAAGTTTTCTCCGCTGGCGGCTTCGATATAACTCCCGTAGCGGGTAATGCCGACGACCTGAATCAACGACACCTCCACAGGATTCGGCGACGGAATGAAAATTGCATTCATTGGGTTGTCCGCCATGCCTTGGCCCACCAAAGGCTGGTCCAAAACTAGTGTTATGTTATGGGCCTTGATCTGGTCCAATGGGCCCACCCCACTCAGCATTAGAAGCTGTGGGCTTCCAAGGGCCCCTGCTGATAATATAACCTCATTTTTCTCTCCATCTTTTAAGTATGCTTTGTGCTTCTTTCCAGAAACGTCTCTAAATATTACCCCATGAGCTAACGGCCTCTTCTTCCCtgttataatataaaataaaaaaataaaataaatcattaatAACAGTTTGATTTACAATACATATATAGTCcttgaattttcattttcatttgcatttgcatttTGAGTTTCACTTTTCTCTATAATTTCCCTATATCAATTATTTGTAAGTGTCTTCGAATTAGTACTTTTACACAATTAGAAAAGCTTTTGCTGCCAACCGTTTTTCACCACTCATTAGTGACTATacaaatttattacattttcattataatatttaataaattaatcgaGTAGTACTTTAGTGGTTGAGTAAATAAAATGTTAAGCATAATCAAGTTTCTAAAAGCTGGTATTATCACCCATATGTAGAAACTATAGGTTTTAATATAGGTTTAATATAGTAATTGAGATGTCATTTTCTTCATAACCAATTAGCACGTCAATTATTCATAATTGTACAAAAAATGGTTAAGTTCTAGCAATTAGGAAAGCTTTTACCACCAACCTTTTCTGACTACTCATTAATTAACTaaacaaatttattaatttattaataaattgagcatcatcaattaaaaaaaagttggtATTAATTACCGAAATATGAATTCTTCCGTTCCACAATTTATTATGCCACTAATAAGTATCACTACCgtgctccctccgtccataaaacATTTATCACACTGTGGATAAtataagttttaataaaatgattgaataGAGTAAAAGTCTCACTATAAATATACTTTTAAATTAAGTGATTATAAGTTGATCGGTGGTTATAAATTAGAGCAAGGGTCACATTAATGGTAAAGTTGTATGGACgttattattataaatggaaagtgacaatttttttgtacatattgaaaagaaaattttgGCAAATTTTTCGTAAATGAAGatagtaattatttattgtaaaaataaaatatattattatatcatAGACTTAaccttaattaataataaattaatcaatccaaaaactaaaaaagaaatataaaaatagttatAACTCCTAAATGAATGAATAAATCCTCTCAAAATTATAGAAAGAGAAAAATGAGGCAGGATTATGATACCTTTGATGCTGAATAGAATTTTATGGACAGAAGCATGCAACATCACCGTGAGGCCCTTAGGGTTAGCATACTGCAAAAGATCCGCCGCCGTGTGCCGCCGCCCCTCGCCGTCGAAGATGGTCCCGCCCACCTTCGTCCCGTTCAAATGGTCATACGTGAAGCCATTGTAAGGATTGACGCCGGCCTCCAGCAATCCGTCTCTCACCGCCGACTGCCACTGCTTCATCGGCGGCTCGAACGCAACCACCTTCTCCACCCACTCGTACGACTCATTCACCAGCCTGCCGTCCCAGCCGGCGGCGGCCACGTagccggcggcggcgcgcgtgt
It contains:
- the LOC130994658 gene encoding protein HOTHEAD-like yields the protein MDFWLWRLFFVALAEILLFHGFCSSEQAPNYSFMQQASSAPPVSYYDYIIIGGGTAGCPLAATLSQNSTVLLLERGPSPYGNPNITEISSFGRALSDLSPASPAQRFISEDGVINARARVLGGGSCINAGFYTRAAAGYVAAAGWDGRLVNESYEWVEKVVAFEPPMKQWQSAVRDGLLEAGVNPYNGFTYDHLNGTKVGGTIFDGEGRRHTAADLLQYANPKGLTVMLHASVHKILFSIKGKKRPLAHGVIFRDVSGKKHKAYLKDGEKNEVILSAGALGSPQLLMLSGVGPLDQIKAHNITLVLDQPLVGQGMADNPMNAIFIPSPNPVEVSLIQVVGITRYGSYIEAASGENFAGGSATRDFGLFSPRIGQLSSVPPKQRTPEALAAAITAMEALNPIVFNGGFILEKIRGPLSQGHLRLVNTNPNDNPSVTFNYFQHPEDLHRCVEGLRVIERVIQSRPMAAFRYDYLSLPLLLNMSANAPVNLLPHHANVSTSLEQFCRDTVMTIWHYHGGCRTGSVVDSDYRVIGIDGLRVVDGSTFHDSPGTNPQATVMMLGRYMGVKILQERLGNS